From the genome of Bos taurus isolate L1 Dominette 01449 registration number 42190680 breed Hereford chromosome 2, ARS-UCD2.0, whole genome shotgun sequence, one region includes:
- the LOC101904447 gene encoding HIG1 domain family member 1A, mitochondrial-like, translating into MSSDTDISLSSYDEDQGSKLIRKAREAPFVSIGMAGFAAIVAYGLYRLKSRGHTKMSVHLIHMRVAAQGFVEGAMTLGTGYSLYQEFWGKPKP; encoded by the coding sequence ATGTCAAGTGACacagatatttctctttcttcatatGATGAAGATCAGGGATCTAAACTTATCCGAAAAGCTAGAGAGGCACCATTTGTCTCTATTGGAATGGCAGGTTTTGCAGCAATTGTTGCATATGGATTATATAGATTGAAGAGCAGGGGACATACTAAAATGTCTGTTCACCTGATCCACATGCGTGTGGCAGCCCAAGGCTTTGTTGAGGGAGCAATGACTCTTGGTACGGGCTATTCCCTGTATCAAGAATTCTGGGGGAAACCTAAACCTTAG